The Carassius carassius chromosome 5, fCarCar2.1, whole genome shotgun sequence DNA window tttactcaaacattCTCCTTGCAGACTAGTTTGACTGCAGACGTCGCCAGTTTATACTTGTGATAGAAAGGCACATACACTACTTTAAAATGTCTGAATTGCCACATATctattagaaataaaaatagCACATGCACGGTTTTCAAGCAAAATATTTGACACCATAGATTGTTGTTTAATATAGTGATGTTCTAAATTGAAGTATTCTGAGACTCTTCATTTGTAAGACTTtaaagtaatagtaaatgttataAGGAATGTGTGCAGAATAAAATGGCATGCAAAATTACAATTAGTGTTTAATAGACTGGATGGATTTGCCCCACACCCAGGGCAGGTGGAATTTGTTCCTGCAATTTTCAGATAATGGCATCTTCGATTACTAGCCAAAAGTAAATCAAGCGGATGTTTTTTCCTGGTCATTTTGTGTGTTACTCCAAATACAAGCATGTTTGACTTTGTAATGTTTCATCAAAATGCGGTGATCAAAACTTACTCCACCTATGTAACAACGTTACCTTGGTTACTTCAGTTTCAGCCAACAGATGCTGGCTGTGTTTCAGGATGGGAGTAGTCCTTCACGTTCACATTCAGATCTGGCTCCATTCTACAATATAACACCTATCTTTTTTTTTGATCCCAATCAATTCCTGATAGATAAAATCAAGTCCCGGCCTACATATTTTCTTGTTGAATAGCATGTTTCACTGTAGAAATGAATCACGTGAGTTATGAACATTTAGACCTCCTTAGATGCAAAcattgttttatgttgttttaatgaGAATCTGATCACGCCCAGTGCagtttttgtactttttgtttCGGCCACGGCCCTTTTTCTGTCTTCTATAGTCGTGtagcacagagaaaaaaaatcttgttttactGCATAAATAGCCAGCTTTTATTAAAACCTGATCTTGCCAGTGGTGAATTACCCTTGACCCTAATAGAACAATGATTCTGATGACGAAAATTATGTTTCAATGAAAAtttgtcaaatatttattttctcaatCATCACTCTATTGCAGTTCATTATATGGTTATGAATCGTTGTTCTAttaatcaaatgattcattcttcaTCTAGAAAATTTTATCCCAACATGTTAAATTAGGGTCAAGGGTAATTCACCCTAATATGCAGCAAAAGTACTCTTGGTGCTACACGATTATAGAAAACAGAAATAGGGCTGTGgcgaaaaaaaagtacaaaaacatcaacacccataatgcactgggcTCAATCAGATTCTCCTTAAGCGGTGATAAAAAAATGCGGAAGTATGATCTGTAGTTCTTACAAACACCCTACAGCTGTCATAACTTCTGCTGCCAGGTAAACGGGGATATCTTGGTCCAAGACAAGGAAACATAATATACATTGTTCATTTACTTAGCCTACCTGGTTGTATGGGTTCTATGCAGTTTTTTATCTTCACATCATTCCTGttattatattgtgtattttattttgcataaatggAACACTATATTGATCATATCGGATTCTGAACTTTGTGTTCTAACAAGAAAATGAGACATAAAGGACTCTAATTTTGTACTTGCGGCAGGTGCAGCTTTACCTCACATAACCTCAGCTTTTCCACTTGCTTATGTCTTTCACTCTTAttttccctctctcacacacatacacagttaaTCTGCTCAGTGCAATACACATGGGGTGTTTACAGGATGACTCAACATCAACAGCAACATTAGAAGATTAACCGCTCTTTATATCTGCTAATTGAGGTTAATGTGTCATTGTGATATAATGAAGTGTTCAATCCTGTTATTATTTGCAAACTAGGCCGAAACCATACAAATCAGCATTCCTCACAAGCAGTTACTGCATTTctgctgtgtgtttctgtgtacaGTTTGCAGTGCAGTTTTCACCATACGGACAGCTGCCGCTCACACATCTGCACTGGATCATGTGACCGTGATGTCGTCATCGGGGGAGGGGCTTCAGAGCGCCGTGGGGGAAGATTTGGAAACTGATGATGATCAGGATCCATCGGGAATGTTCAGTGATCCAACTTTGTTTAAAGGTACAGCCTTGTTGGCAAGTGCCCCTACATATAACGCCATTGGGTTACGTGTGTCCCGAGTTCAAATCCCACTGTCCTATTATAATAAAGACAAAATCTTAAAAAGGGTTACAGACAGTCAAACTTGTCCACCTGCTTGACAGTCTCTTGCAGACGTCTATTATTCTGCTAATTAAAATTACTGACCTAATAACATCTTTGGCATTTTAATTAAGATGATAAATTCTAAATTTATGAACGGCAAAGATTCGGAATTGAATATATCAGTTTAACAcagtttaattataataaaaaattcacaaaaagaacaaatgtaattatttaaattgaaacgATTTACATGCAATACAACAAAAGTTGGTGACAAAATGTTGAAGAATTGAGTTGctttagtttatattttaatgaaataaattgaaCAGACAGCAAGTCTAGAGATATTTGGTGAAAAAGACCTTACCTGCATCTCTTTTTGAGGGTTTTATGACaacatttaattaaagttttcAAAATTCAAAGTATAGAAATCAAAGTACAAAGCTTTCAGAAACCCAAGTCACTAAAGGAGGCGTGAAGCTTTAATTCATAATCTTTAAACAAACTTGagaaaatttttctttttttttgttcttagaTTAAGCTAATGATAATTACtaactgaaataacattttaattaggacAATAAACGCATCATTAATGAACTACAAAGGTTTAGAAATGAACTacaaagtttcaatataaaaataataactgaacaaatctttaaaaaaagcacatatttCAATTTAATAGTTAGCATTTCCCTCTTCCAGTTCCAGCAATGCTACTTTAATGGCAAGAAACAAATATTCCTGTCATTCCAATGCAACTTATGTTAGCATGATATGTTGAATTCTGAACCTTTGTTGttcattaatgtgtgtgtgtgtgtgtgtgtgtgtgtgtgtgtgtgttctatgtgCTATATAGCTATGTATGCTGTGTAgcagaaaaaaaattgtatgtgtatGTTGTTTAATACCTCTCCCTTTATTTGCTAATATTCTTTTTATTTGCATTGTCAatcttgtaaattaaaataaataaaaagaaaaggaaaaaaagcacgCTTCATTTTAAAGAGCCatttaaataacaattaataaaatttaaagaaaattataagTATAGAAAGCAAAGAGTCACACACACATTAAAGTTTCTCATCTATCTCATATCTTTCAGTAACCCAAGTCAGTAAAGGAGACGAGCAGGATCACAAACGCTCTGGACGCAAAAAGAACAAaggaagaaaaaagaataaaaatatcaCTCCAGTTCAGCCGAATCACACGTTCAGTCACAGGAGCCACAGCACAACCTCTGACCCCTGCCTGACCTCTCATCTGGACTACTGCATCCACGGCCACTGCACGTACCTGCACGGCCTGAGAGagcctgtctgtgtgtgagtgacacTTTTCACCCACCGGATAAGAAATACTAAATCAacgcaactttttatctcaattcgactttttttcttgcagttctgAATTTATGTCTTGCAGTTTAGACAtttatcagaattgtgagatataaactcagaactgtgtGATATAAAtgctgaattgtgagatacataAACTcgagaattgtgagaaaaaaattacCTTCAAAAAAAAGTAACTTCAGAATATCTCAGATATGTTGTCTAATTTGCAAGAAATTGCAAgttgtaaactcagaattcagaaaaaaaacatctgaaatgtGAGATTAAGTCACAATTGCAAGGTAAAAAAAACTTGAGAAAATAAGTttgatttctgagtttaaatctcaaaattcccattaaaaaaaagtatattgcgAGAAAAatctctgaattgtgagatataaagtacaACTGTAAGAAAAAACAAAGTCGCAATCACCTCAGGCTtccatatttgtgaccctggaatTTCAATTTGTGAAATTGAGATTTTTACATcattaaataatcattaaaaatgatttccattgatgtatggtttgttaggataaaatcttaaaaacagTGGGCGTGTCAGTCCTAAATGTAGGACTTTTTGCTCTAAGAGTATTTCACAAAGCGTTATAGCGCTAAAATTAGCGCCTAAATCTGTGAAACGTTGGGAGTGGTGAAGAGGACTCCTAAGTCACTAAAACCAAATCTGAAATATCCTAAAATGGCTGTTGCCAGCAATCTACCTCggaatataaacattttagaattttttgttttttaaatttggcTTGGTTTGGAGGTTATCCCAACTCCAAATGTTTGATTATATTCTTAATATAGTATAGTTGTTTTCGTATacagtttggttttcttttatatttgtatttcttaCTATCTGCCATGATTATTCTGCTAATTAAGAGTCTGTTTATATGCATATAACCAAAATTTTATTAGTCGCTTAGtcgcaaaaaaaaatatatcgctAAAATCATTAACGGCTGGTCTATGTGGTATAGTTCATTTGGCAGGACATCCATATGCTCACTTAACATTCATCAgcctcaaatatggcttatcatctgagATATAGTATATGGCAGCTCAATCTAATGTTAGCCTAGAAAAAAGTGTGCATGTTTGTGCGAAGTGTGGAAGCTGAACAGTAATGATCTTGGGCTACTACAGGACAGATGGAGGCGCCGCTGCCATCATTTGCTCTTAAAATACTTCATCATATTTGGTCATAGAGATAAGAGTAATGCATCTTTTGTATTCGTGTGCACTCAGAATAGCAACAAAATGTTgcgctttttttttaacaattaaagcAAACAGCTTTCTGTCGTCTTGGACACTTCGAAACTCTGTGGATGCTTGCATTATTACAGGcatgaaaaaatatatctatctatagagagtgaaacttttaaatgaaccaattcaaacagaaaacaaatattctcacatCCGTATGAAACATGCATACAAATCCTGCAGAGATGAGTCACTGTCGCAGACTTCATCTCTTAAACCAAAAAAGAAAGCACTAGTGTAACAAGAAATTACGACGTTACAATAAGTTAAAACTTAATTCAGTGTAAATGCTGTTTTCCCCTAacaaattcataattattatatttgccgGTGCACTGTGCAATTTTTTGCATGCGCTTGAGTGCTTATTAAgctatgtaggcaattaaaggctcattattatgatttatatggtttattaaCAAAAGTGCGACTAAtagtcgactaatgcttaaaatgaacgaCTTCTAGTCaaccagaaaaatctttagtcaaGGGCAGCCCTAATGCATATTGACTAATTGTTTATGAGAAGCATTGGCTACATACTGTATAAGGGGCTGACAATTAGCTGAATATATAGCGTACTTGTTTAATTAGTGGCACCTGCAttataaaatctttatttgaatgtggcaattaacatttatattttaaaaactttattttaatatggcaacataatattgcactctacaatatttctatgaataaatctctgacagagactatcagccaatcactgtgtgcatagttagaaagcatgctgacatcatccatagcaatGAGGTCAACCCCGCCCCTTACTCTGAGCTTACGACTTCTGTCTATTCCttagtaaaagtttgtctcagcagctttgtgaattcaattcaattcaagtttatttgtatagcgctttttacaatacaaatcgttacaaagcatctttacagaaaattatgtttctacaatatttagtagtagctagtagttttaagaataggttttaagaaaaaactcttagctaaaacatcattaaattcagtgttGCATTAATGTTGTGTTCAAGTAATGAAAGTTGGATTGTTTCAGATGTAGGAGAGGTTATGATGGGGAGCGCTGTGGGATCCAGCTGCTCGGGACGTCTCGGGACGAGAGCAGCACTGATAGGACCCACACTGCGCTCGTCATTATGGCTGTCGTCCTGTCAGTCATCAGCTGCCTAGCCATTCTGCTCATGGTCTGCGTGCAGTAAGTACATACAGTGCATGCCTGCTAAATATACACCCACACAGTCTCATTcatctttcaaacacacacctgGGTTTCAAGCATTTATGCAGAAGCCTTTAGATCAAAAGGTTTTTATATGTACAGAGTACAGTAGCCCAGACATTTATGTTATGTTCAAGGGCCCAACATGGCAATATTCCAGCAGTGTTAAAAATGAAGTCCTCTGAGGTTGTTTTCACTACACTATACATGAGAAGTTAGATGGCGCCAGTTGTCTTTGGAATAAAACAAGTCCGAGGGTCGAAAAAGTAGTTCCGGTTACTTTACATGCATTAGTGGATTAATATAGCATTGATATGGTTTACAGGTGATCGGTGGATTACAATCAGTTGGAATCACATTTTCTGCATTCGTTCTGAAATAAACCCTAATACAGTAATTATAATGGTTAACTATAAGCAAGCTCTCTTTATACAGGTTGTATTGTAACTTAACCGTATAAGCATTTTTGTTGAGAAGATCGGATCAGTTTTACTTACTCTGATCTTTGAACAtagttccacaaaaaaaatacttttattcaaataatttcaTTCATTATAGTTAATTAAGTTCAACTGTTATGCATATCATCATATATATCAATCATCATCGCTTTCAGGCGATTTAACTAAATTCCGCGAACATTTCCACATATGCCTCTTTCATTATTTTCCGAATAAGATATTCGGaaattcaataatttttttcacCTGACAGATAAACGAATCGTTCCATGCTTGAACAGTTAGAGtacttttatattaattaattaatttattgtagCTGCTaacatattcattcattcaattatcAAGC harbors:
- the areg gene encoding proheparin-binding EGF-like growth factor: MNLQRLSSLLLCVVFTIRTAAAHTSALDHVTVMSSSGEGLQSAVGEDLETDDDQDPSGMFSDPTLFKVTQVSKGDEQDHKRSGRKKNKGRKKNKNITPVQPNHTFSHRSHSTTSDPCLTSHLDYCIHGHCTYLHGLREPVCVCRRGYDGERCGIQLLGTSRDESSTDRTHTALVIMAVVLSVISCLAILLMVCVHYKTHHRFQAAFLSSTSEREKLEKKNIMV